In the Nitrospirota bacterium genome, one interval contains:
- a CDS encoding radical SAM protein, with product MSINHIFDFFIQWHLTERCNLNCKHCYQTGRRTDEMTLAEVKDALDEISETIDIWKEIYGIDFSSSFNITGGEPLLRNDLFEILNEISERKFDAFLLTNATLIDKKAAERLSSAGVKGVQVSIEGPEAVHDAIRGKGSYAASVRGVKNLLDAGLKVTLNVTLSKLNADNFMDIFKMSSGLGVQRLGFSRLVPSGSGKAIVDKMLSAEETATLYKKIFAIESGRLEIVTGDPVASQSMTKTYEKDESTIPSGGCAAGISGITILSDGTLLPCRRLEVPIGNIRRDSLREVWAASDVLEALRDKKRYNGKCGNCIRWSDCRGCRAIAFAYSNIAGEGDYLAEDPQCFLI from the coding sequence ATGTCCATCAATCATATCTTTGATTTTTTCATACAGTGGCATCTTACCGAAAGATGCAATCTCAACTGCAAACACTGCTATCAGACGGGAAGGAGAACCGATGAGATGACTCTTGCTGAAGTGAAAGATGCGCTTGATGAAATATCAGAGACAATAGATATATGGAAAGAGATATACGGTATAGACTTTTCATCAAGTTTTAACATAACCGGCGGAGAACCTTTGCTGCGCAATGACCTTTTTGAAATTCTCAATGAAATATCTGAACGAAAATTTGATGCCTTTCTTCTTACTAACGCAACTCTTATTGATAAAAAGGCGGCAGAACGGCTTTCATCTGCAGGCGTAAAAGGCGTTCAGGTGAGCATCGAAGGGCCTGAGGCGGTGCATGACGCAATCAGGGGGAAAGGCAGTTATGCGGCTTCGGTCAGAGGCGTAAAAAATCTGCTTGATGCGGGGTTGAAAGTGACACTGAATGTTACGCTATCAAAATTAAATGCGGATAATTTTATGGATATATTCAAAATGTCCTCCGGCCTCGGCGTGCAACGGCTCGGTTTTTCAAGGCTGGTTCCCTCAGGGAGTGGAAAGGCCATCGTTGATAAGATGCTGAGTGCAGAAGAGACGGCGACCCTTTACAAAAAGATATTTGCCATAGAATCCGGCAGGCTCGAAATAGTCACCGGAGATCCTGTTGCTTCACAGTCAATGACGAAAACATATGAAAAAGATGAGAGCACCATACCCTCAGGCGGTTGTGCGGCAGGCATATCAGGCATAACCATCCTTTCTGACGGTACACTTCTTCCTTGCAGAAGATTAGAGGTTCCGATAGGCAATATCCGTCGAGATTCATTAAGAGAGGTATGGGCAGCTTCAGATGTTCTGGAAGCCTTGCGGGATAAAAAGAGATATAACGGTAAATGCGGAAATTGCATAAGGTGGAGTGACTGCAGAGGATGCAGGGCGATCGCGTTTGCTTATTCAAATATTGCCGGAGAAGGTGATTATCTTGCGGAAGACCCGCAGTGTTTTTTAATATAG
- a CDS encoding HEAT repeat domain-containing protein produces the protein MKKTIFIFIMLLVSIFPSLSDAGFLGPYTGQVIDSQTGEPVEGASVLIYWEKLVPYIMQSSTELIEVKLVYTENNGKYEIPRIFANLGLMSRLESTNVIIYQPGYQAYIMKIWDDNPYSKPDPSFKEKNNVVKLDRIPPMFDHKEHYEKIDDALEGIDVYPPYSYTADSGMPWEKVFEIFLKTHAKDQLLRRVEWEGKRGDSLSGISCFPPDKAGYFEKWSKFLTNGNSKEKVSALYNFPCVDCCKTDSGFNVITLITNAIKDSDPFVREEAVSSLVRIKRFSEKCCKETDIVPELINTLNDKSPAVRAEAAKALGYYKDKRAVEPLINSLKDKDPWVRINAASALGELGVKQAVDALLNLIDDNSDWRNKFVQQECILALRKIGSRTGIGDRKVISVLMKHFNDEYLKAEIIITLGLFQAEAASDLLAIAATDSNERIRKLALEAMLRLPRGGIQTKQTGDLNIDIYIKSLKDPSVEVRVQSINGLGRSYSKRAVDPLIEALDDSSEKVRQAAITALGNFVDERILDALIKHFGSSAAKSFLSIAKKASKKKIYIYIKDGTRHVTNNLHELPTGVSITEHIVYPTAVDKLIDGLNNSGQNISFNVLEIIENFEDERIEPLLIKFLDDPNYLLRQKASNILSRIGTDRAVPKLLVALNDQNGSIRAEAANTLGIIKDKRALDPLIERLNDTDDNVRATALSSLGKFNDPRIIDLNIKMLQDKSTHVRGHAIYNIREKPDKRAVEFLIPLLNDLKAQYIAAEALGKCADTRAVDPLIKALKGDGRSIFRESVAKALGLIRDRKAVPTLIEIVSDQKEALNMRSTAAISLGDIGDSSTLEALNNILNEIKPPFHRDAKEAIEKLQGDVKEAIKKIQSQQGNNK, from the coding sequence ATGAAAAAGACTATTTTTATATTTATAATGCTTCTTGTTAGCATTTTCCCATCACTCTCTGATGCAGGATTTTTAGGCCCCTATACAGGCCAGGTTATTGACAGCCAGACAGGAGAACCGGTAGAAGGCGCCTCAGTCTTAATCTACTGGGAAAAACTTGTTCCTTATATTATGCAATCAAGCACAGAACTGATTGAAGTAAAACTTGTTTATACTGAAAATAATGGCAAGTATGAAATACCGAGGATTTTCGCTAATCTTGGCCTCATGAGCCGCTTGGAATCAACAAATGTCATTATATATCAGCCAGGTTATCAGGCTTATATAATGAAAATATGGGATGACAACCCATATTCAAAACCAGACCCTTCGTTTAAAGAAAAAAATAATGTTGTAAAACTCGATAGAATTCCGCCGATGTTTGATCATAAAGAACATTATGAAAAGATAGATGACGCCTTAGAAGGTATTGATGTCTATCCCCCTTATAGTTATACTGCGGATAGTGGGATGCCTTGGGAGAAAGTCTTTGAAATATTTCTTAAGACTCATGCAAAAGACCAACTTTTAAGGCGGGTTGAATGGGAAGGAAAACGCGGTGATTCATTGAGTGGTATTAGCTGTTTCCCTCCAGACAAAGCAGGATATTTTGAGAAATGGAGTAAATTTTTAACAAATGGGAACAGCAAAGAGAAAGTATCCGCGCTGTATAACTTTCCATGCGTAGATTGTTGTAAGACAGATAGTGGCTTCAACGTCATTACCTTGATTACAAATGCCATCAAAGATAGTGATCCATTTGTAAGAGAGGAAGCTGTCTCATCATTAGTACGTATAAAGAGATTCTCAGAAAAGTGTTGCAAAGAAACAGATATAGTTCCTGAGCTAATTAATACTCTTAATGATAAAAGCCCAGCGGTAAGGGCAGAAGCTGCTAAGGCTCTTGGTTATTATAAAGACAAACGCGCTGTTGAACCGCTTATTAACTCATTAAAAGATAAAGATCCGTGGGTAAGGATTAACGCCGCTTCGGCTTTAGGGGAATTAGGTGTAAAACAGGCAGTTGATGCCCTGCTCAATTTAATAGATGACAACTCTGACTGGCGTAATAAATTTGTTCAGCAAGAATGTATCTTAGCACTGAGAAAGATAGGAAGTCGTACAGGAATTGGCGACCGAAAAGTAATATCTGTTTTAATGAAACATTTCAATGATGAATACTTAAAGGCAGAGATCATAATAACCTTAGGTTTATTTCAGGCTGAAGCAGCCAGCGATTTGCTCGCCATAGCTGCAACTGATTCAAACGAAAGGATAAGAAAATTAGCATTAGAAGCAATGTTAAGATTACCTCGCGGCGGCATTCAGACAAAACAGACAGGAGATTTAAATATTGATATTTACATAAAATCCTTAAAAGACCCTTCAGTGGAGGTACGGGTTCAATCTATTAATGGATTGGGAAGGTCATACAGCAAAAGAGCCGTAGATCCATTAATTGAGGCTTTGGACGATAGCAGCGAAAAGGTCAGACAAGCGGCAATTACAGCTCTGGGGAATTTTGTAGATGAGAGAATACTTGACGCATTAATCAAACACTTCGGTTCATCAGCAGCTAAGTCATTTTTATCCATTGCTAAAAAGGCAAGTAAAAAGAAAATATATATTTATATTAAAGACGGCACTCGGCATGTCACAAATAATCTCCATGAACTGCCAACAGGAGTTAGTATTACAGAACACATAGTTTATCCAACTGCTGTAGATAAGCTTATTGATGGCTTAAATAACTCTGGACAAAATATTAGCTTTAACGTTCTGGAGATAATCGAGAATTTTGAGGATGAAAGAATAGAACCACTTTTAATCAAATTCCTTGATGACCCGAATTACTTATTAAGACAAAAGGCAAGTAATATATTAAGTCGTATTGGCACCGATAGGGCAGTGCCTAAATTACTTGTAGCGCTCAATGATCAAAATGGAAGTATAAGGGCGGAGGCAGCCAATACCTTAGGAATAATTAAAGATAAAAGGGCATTGGACCCATTAATAGAACGGTTGAATGATACTGATGACAATGTAAGGGCAACAGCGCTATCTTCTCTTGGGAAATTTAATGACCCGAGGATAATAGATTTAAATATCAAAATGTTACAAGACAAATCAACACATGTTAGAGGGCATGCCATATATAACATACGTGAAAAACCAGACAAAAGAGCTGTAGAATTTTTAATACCCCTGTTAAATGATTTAAAAGCACAGTATATAGCAGCTGAGGCTCTTGGAAAGTGCGCAGATACGAGAGCGGTCGATCCACTGATCAAAGCATTAAAAGGTGACGGTCGTAGTATTTTTAGAGAAAGTGTGGCCAAGGCATTAGGTTTAATAAGAGACAGGAAGGCAGTCCCCACATTAATAGAAATAGTTTCTGATCAGAAAGAAGCCCTTAATATGCGTAGCACAGCGGCTATTTCTCTTGGTGACATTGGTGATTCATCTACATTGGAAGCTCTGAATAATATATTAAATGAAATAAAACCCCCTTTCCATCGAGATGCGAAGGAGGCTATTGAAAAACTACAGGGAGATGTGAAGGAGGCTATTAAAAAGATACAGAGCCAACAAGGTAACAATAAATGA
- a CDS encoding HEAT repeat domain-containing protein codes for MIRPVMLFTAIIFLLNIATGFSSDDLQSIIARLKNDNPKIRRETTDQLGDIGDKEAVKYLIPLLKDENEYVRQATARALGKLKDKEAVGSLINTLNDPDINVRAFSVWALGEINDSRAVEPMLSLLIDKEEKIRDRSFESLRKFEDPTAKRLMVNTLIEGSKNYNLDTHMQAEGMLGKLISIGGNDIILKALEDPQGDNAETVDNYIKLMEANIFHVSDITRKALKDYNDRNLVISELSVFISGNESPYASIRFLGELNDPRGVPILIGTLKNKGSSVKTVAIDAIGNLGDKEAVMVLLDVLADPKEYTGTRDHAARALGNIGDDNALDSLLNILKNKTENKEVRTGSAVALGSIRDKRAVESLIDIFKNDKEDVLLRIAAASALGDIGDERAVKPLGEKIEDPSGYLKQAVQNAIRKLTKGNK; via the coding sequence ATGATTCGCCCAGTCATGTTATTTACTGCAATTATTTTCCTCTTAAATATTGCAACCGGTTTTTCATCTGACGATCTCCAATCTATAATAGCCCGCCTTAAGAATGACAATCCAAAAATAAGACGAGAAACCACAGACCAACTCGGAGACATAGGCGATAAAGAGGCTGTGAAATATCTGATCCCTCTTTTGAAAGACGAAAACGAATATGTAAGACAGGCAACAGCAAGAGCATTGGGAAAGCTGAAAGATAAAGAAGCGGTTGGATCTCTAATCAATACACTGAACGATCCTGACATTAATGTTAGAGCATTTTCTGTCTGGGCATTAGGAGAAATAAATGATTCGAGGGCTGTTGAACCGATGTTATCTTTACTTATTGATAAAGAGGAGAAGATAAGAGATAGGAGCTTTGAGTCGTTAAGGAAGTTTGAGGACCCAACCGCAAAAAGATTAATGGTTAACACTCTTATTGAAGGTTCAAAAAATTATAATCTTGACACTCATATGCAAGCTGAAGGAATGTTAGGGAAGCTCATCTCCATTGGAGGCAACGATATAATATTAAAGGCATTGGAAGACCCGCAGGGCGATAATGCCGAAACAGTTGATAACTACATAAAGCTTATGGAAGCTAATATCTTTCATGTTAGTGATATTACAAGAAAAGCCTTAAAAGATTACAATGATAGAAATTTGGTGATTTCAGAATTATCAGTTTTTATCAGCGGCAATGAATCTCCGTATGCTTCGATCAGATTTTTGGGAGAGCTTAATGACCCCAGAGGTGTACCTATTTTAATCGGTACGCTTAAGAATAAAGGTTCTTCTGTAAAGACTGTTGCAATTGATGCGATTGGGAATTTAGGTGATAAAGAGGCGGTCATGGTTCTTTTAGATGTTCTTGCTGACCCTAAAGAATATACCGGAACGAGAGATCATGCAGCAAGGGCCCTTGGTAACATAGGTGATGATAACGCCTTAGACTCACTTCTAAATATTCTGAAGAATAAAACAGAAAATAAGGAAGTTCGCACAGGTTCAGCAGTTGCGCTCGGAAGCATCAGAGATAAAAGAGCGGTAGAGTCATTAATAGATATATTCAAAAATGATAAAGAAGATGTATTGCTAAGGATTGCAGCAGCCTCCGCCCTTGGAGATATAGGTGATGAGAGAGCTGTCAAACCTCTTGGAGAAAAAATAGAAGACCCTTCCGGCTATTTAAAACAGGCTGTTCAAAATGCTATACGCAAGTTAACTAAAGGGAATAAATGA
- a CDS encoding hydrolase, whose amino-acid sequence MLDKFILNKDNSVLVIVDIQEKLAVVMKQREKVVNNCLHLIEAAKLLNIPIVVTEQYPKGLGHTINEIKEALPVYEPLEKVTFDCCKGDGFLKKLTSLKRTQIILTGMETHVCVLQTCLSLLKEKYLVHLVSDAVCSRKKDDYLTGRELMRNAGAVITGTETVLFQLLEKAGTAEFKAISKRIK is encoded by the coding sequence CGTCCTCGTTATTGTTGACATACAGGAGAAGCTTGCTGTTGTCATGAAGCAGAGGGAGAAGGTGGTGAACAACTGCCTTCATCTTATTGAGGCTGCGAAACTTTTAAACATACCCATCGTTGTTACAGAGCAATATCCAAAGGGGCTCGGCCATACGATTAATGAAATAAAAGAAGCCCTGCCTGTGTATGAACCTCTTGAGAAGGTCACGTTTGACTGCTGTAAGGGAGACGGTTTTCTCAAGAAGCTAACATCTCTAAAGAGAACGCAGATCATCCTCACCGGCATGGAGACGCATGTCTGTGTATTGCAGACATGTTTGAGTTTACTGAAAGAAAAATATCTCGTTCATCTGGTAAGCGATGCTGTATGCTCACGAAAGAAGGATGACTATCTCACTGGCAGGGAGTTGATGCGCAATGCCGGAGCTGTGATAACCGGCACAGAGACGGTATTGTTTCAACTCCTTGAAAAAGCCGGAACTGCTGAGTTCAAGGCGATTTCGAAAAGGATAAAGTAG